The Tamandua tetradactyla isolate mTamTet1 chromosome 8, mTamTet1.pri, whole genome shotgun sequence genome includes a window with the following:
- the LOC143645156 gene encoding olfactory receptor 52E2-like: MPGFNFTGLTTPSTFILMGIPGLEYLHIWISIPFCSMYAVALIANSVILFIIKTETVLHEPMFYFLSMLAITDLILSTSTLPKMLGIFWFNYHEINFHACLTQMFFIHAFSGVESGLLVAMALDRYVAICNPLRHSSILTNAVVGQVGMVALLRGLVLMTPHPFLVRRWPYCQTNVVPHTYCEHMAVVKLACADISINSLYSLAVIILIVGTDVTCIFLSYIKILHSVFSLPSKEARLKTLSTCGSHVCVILTFYIPALFSFLTHRFSRHIPLHTHILLANMYLLVPPMLNPIIYGVRTKQIRKCVTQIFMTNIS; encoded by the coding sequence ATGCCTGGCTTTAACTTCACTGGGTTAACCACTCCCAGTACCTTCATTCTGATGGGCATTCCTGGTCTAGAATACTTGCATATTTGGATATCCATCCCTTTCTGCTCAATGTATGCTGTTGCCCTCATTGCTAACTCAGTCATCCTTTTCATCATCAAAACAGAAACTGTTCTCCATGAACCCATGTTCTACTTTCTTTCCATGTTAGCCATCACAGACCTCATCTTGTCAACTTCAACGCTTCCCAAGATGTTGGGTATCTTCTGGTTCAATTATCATGAGATCAACTTCCATGCCTGCCTCACTCAAATGTTTTTCATTCATGCTTTCTCTGGGGTAGAGTCAGGGCTTCTTGTGGCCATGGCGCTGGATCGGTATGTGGCAATCTGCAATCCTTTGAGACATTCATCCATTCTTACAAATGCTGTGGTGGGTCAAGTTGGCATGGTGGCCCTTCTACGGGGGTTAGTGCTGATGACTCCACATCCCTTCCTGGTAAGGAGATGGCCATATTGTCAGACCAATGTGGTACCCCACACATACTGTGAGCATATGGCTGTGGTGAAATTGGCTTGTGCTGATATTTCCATTAATAGTCTTTATAGTTTGGCTGTCATTATTTTGATTGTTGGAACTGATGTGACATGCATCTTTCTGTCTTATATAAAGATACTCCATTCTGTGTTCAGTCTCCCTTCTAAAGAGGCTAGGTTGAAGACCCTCAGCACTTGTGGATCCCATGTTTGTGTCATCCTCACCTTCTATAtccctgctcttttctctttcctgactCACCGTTTTAGTAGACATATTCCACTCCACACCCACATCCTACTAGCCAACATGTACTTGCTGGTACCACCTATGCTTAATCCTATCATCTATGGAGTAAGGACCAAACAGATACGAAAATGCGTTACACAAATATTCATGACTAACATCAGCTGA